In a single window of the Calderihabitans maritimus genome:
- a CDS encoding YeiH family protein yields MSKLATPTRPATPSGGWSDLWKKEDWWAVWLGLGIVFAAIIFWASGSTIKPIALKVPKWTEFGTVTSHLSENIGLYVLLYLVFLAAFGLAVKILGHKLSEFIPGFTIIFVLAVLVSIFGSWEWAKKYNLEAPLVALALGMLISNTIPIPKWMNASLRTEFYVKTGIVLLGATLPFTKIIQAGPLAFMQATLVAVSTFLTIYWAGTKLFGLDKRFAATLGAGGSICGVSASIAMGSAVKAEKEHVSIAITLVIVWAIIMIYALPIMIKAFGIPSGPAGAWIGTSEFADAAGMAAAAAIDEQAIHTFTLMKVVGRDMFIGIWCFIMALISVTKWEKREDGTKPDAREIWYRFPKFVIGFFIASAVITLLVASADAETAKVITSDLIKPVKQLRTWAFTFCFLCIGLTTRFRELTSTGWKPFAAFTAGVLVNVPLGFILSVLVFAKYWMAVH; encoded by the coding sequence ATGAGCAAGTTGGCGACACCAACTAGACCAGCTACTCCCAGTGGTGGTTGGTCGGATCTTTGGAAGAAAGAAGACTGGTGGGCAGTATGGCTAGGGCTTGGTATCGTGTTTGCAGCGATTATTTTTTGGGCTTCTGGCAGCACTATCAAGCCAATTGCTTTGAAGGTTCCTAAATGGACTGAATTTGGAACGGTAACGTCTCACTTGAGTGAGAATATTGGTTTGTACGTGTTGCTATATTTGGTATTCCTAGCGGCTTTCGGTTTGGCCGTAAAAATACTGGGTCATAAACTAAGTGAATTCATTCCTGGCTTTACCATTATTTTCGTTCTGGCTGTCTTAGTATCGATCTTCGGCTCATGGGAATGGGCTAAAAAATATAACCTGGAAGCTCCATTGGTGGCTCTTGCCCTAGGTATGCTTATAAGTAACACTATCCCAATTCCCAAATGGATGAACGCTTCTTTAAGAACGGAATTCTATGTAAAGACCGGTATCGTTCTACTAGGTGCTACGCTTCCATTTACAAAAATAATCCAAGCAGGTCCCTTAGCGTTCATGCAGGCTACATTGGTAGCTGTTTCGACTTTCCTTACCATCTATTGGGCTGGTACTAAATTATTCGGTTTAGACAAACGATTTGCAGCTACCCTAGGTGCGGGTGGGTCTATCTGCGGTGTATCCGCTTCAATCGCCATGGGCAGTGCGGTTAAAGCGGAAAAAGAGCACGTATCTATAGCCATTACCCTAGTTATTGTCTGGGCTATCATTATGATCTATGCATTACCAATTATGATTAAAGCTTTTGGAATTCCTTCTGGTCCTGCTGGTGCATGGATAGGCACGTCTGAGTTTGCTGATGCTGCAGGTATGGCTGCAGCCGCTGCTATCGATGAACAAGCCATCCACACTTTTACCTTAATGAAGGTTGTTGGACGCGACATGTTTATAGGTATTTGGTGTTTCATAATGGCTCTTATTTCCGTCACCAAGTGGGAAAAGAGAGAAGACGGTACTAAACCAGATGCGAGGGAAATATGGTACCGATTCCCTAAATTTGTGATAGGGTTCTTTATTGCTTCCGCGGTAATTACCCTCTTGGTTGCATCTGCAGATGCAGAAACTGCTAAGGTAATTACTTCTGATTTGATCAAGCCTGTTAAGCAATTAAGAACTTGGGCGTTTACTTTCTGTTTCTTATGTATTGGTCTTACCACTCGCTTTAGGGAACTAACCTCTACTGGTTGGAAACCATTTGCCGCTTTCACCGCCGGTGTGTTAGTCAACGTTCCACTAGGTTTTATCTTATCGGTTCTTGTATTCGCCAAATACTGGATGGCTGTCCATTAA